The Manihot esculenta cultivar AM560-2 chromosome 11, M.esculenta_v8, whole genome shotgun sequence genome includes a region encoding these proteins:
- the LOC110625436 gene encoding metallothionein-like protein 4B — translation MAEIKGTSIVACNDRCGCPVPCSGGTGCRCRIVSETASGGVGGVGDGHSRCSCGEHCGCNPCVCPKGSQTSGVGKANCKCGSGCSCATCAS, via the coding sequence ATGGCAGAAATCAAGGGGACCAGCATTGTTGCCTGTAACGATAGATGTGGGTGCCCTGTTCCGTGCTCCGGTGGTACAGGTTGCAGGTGCAGAATAGTAAGCGAGACAGCAAGTGGCGGCGTTGGCGGTGTTGGAGATGGGCACAGCCGATGCTCGTGCGGTGAACATTGTGGTTGCAATCCATGCGTATGTCCAAAAGGTTCGCAGACGAGTGGGGTTGGGAAGGCCAATTGCAAGTGTGGTAGTGGTTGCAGCTGTGCTACTTGTGCCTCTTAA